In one Fusarium falciforme chromosome 5, complete sequence genomic region, the following are encoded:
- a CDS encoding V-type proton ATPase proteolipid subunit, producing the protein MVSEYCPVYSPFFGAMGCTCAIVFTCLGASYGTAKSGVGIAAMGVLRPDLIVKNIVPVIMAGIIGIYGLVVSVLISDGLKQHLPLYTSFIQFGAGLSVGLAGLAAGFAIGIVGDAGVRGTAQQPRLFVGMILILIFAEVLGLYGLIVALLMNSKANVEATC; encoded by the exons ATGGTCTCCGAATACTG CCCCGTTTACTCG CCCTTCTTCGGTGCTATGGGCTGCACCTGCGCCATCGTCTTCACCTGCCTGGGTGCCTCCTACGGTACCGCCAAGTCTGGTGTTGGTATCGCTGCCATGGGTGTCCTCCGACCCGATCTTATCGTCAAGA ACATTGTCCCCGTCATTATGGCTGGTATCATCGGTATCTACGGTCTCGTCGTCTCGGTTCTTATCTCGGATGGTCTGAAGCAGCACCTGCCCCTTTACACTAGCTTCATTCAGTTCGGTGCTGGTCTGTCCGTCGGTCTTGCTGGTCTTGCCGCTGGTTTCGCTATCGGtattgttggtgatgctggTGTCCGAGGCACTGCTCAGCAACCCCGTCTGTTCGTCGGCATGATTCTGATTCTGATTTTCGCCGAAGTCCTGG GTCTTTACGGTCTGATTGTCGCCCTGCTCATGAACTCCAAGGCCAACGTCGAGGCTACCTGCTAA
- a CDS encoding Transketolase, whose translation MGYGEIDQKAINTIRTLAVDATFHSNSGHPGAPMGMAPVAHVLFNKFMTFNPKNPDWLNRDRFVLSNGHGCMLQYALLHLFGYDLTIDDLKAFRSVDSRTPGHPEAHDTPGIEVTTGPLGQGISNAVGLAIAQAHTAATFNKPGFDLVNNHTYVFLGDGCLMEGVSSEACSLAGHLQLGNLIAVWDDNKITIDGDTAVAFTEDVPKRYEAYGWQVLTVEDGDHDLEGIEAAIKEAKANTEKPTLIQLKTTIGFGSLKQGTHGVHGSPLKADDIKQLKEKFGFNPEESFVVPQEVYDLYGKHSSEGAAAEQEWNQLFAKYKEQFPTEAADLARRQTGDLPEGWEKNLPVYSPADPAIASRKLSETVLQKVHEAIPELFGGSADLTGSNLTRWKDAVDFQPKSTGLGDYSGRYVRYGVREHAMGAILNGLAAYGTILPYAGTFLNFVSYAAGAVRLSALSRVRTIWVATHDSIGLGEDGPTHQPIETLAHFRALPNTLVWRPADGNETSGAYYVALTSKETPSIIALTRQNLPQLEGSTIEKAAKGGYVLREVEGADVTLVATGSEVAIALDAVKVLEENHNLKARVVSLPCFEAFDLQDQEYRLSVLPDGIPSLSVEVMSTMGWERYTHEQFGINRFGASGAYKDVYKASHPLPLKFEFTPEGIAKRAVATVDFWKDVPNIRSPLNRAFKQII comes from the exons ATGGGTTACGGCGAGATCGATCAAaaggccatcaacaccatccgcACCCTTGCG GTTGATGCGACCTTCCACAGCAACTCGGGACACCCTGGTGCTCCCAT GGGCATGGCCCCTGTTGCCCACGTCCTGTTCAACAAGTTCATGACCTTCAACCCCAAGAACCCTGACTGGTTGAACCGTGACCGCTTCGTCCTCTC CAACGGTCACGGCTGCATGCTTCAGTatgccctcctccacctctttGGCTATGACCTCACCATCGATGACCTCAAGGCCTTCCGA TCTGTCGACAGCCGGACTCCCGGTCACCCCGAGGCCCATGACACCCCCGGTATTGAGGTCACCACTGGCCCTCTTGGCCAGGGTATCTCCAACGCCGTTGGTCTGGCCATTGCCCAGGCTCACACCGCGGCTACCTTCAACAAGCCCGGTTTCGACCTCGTCAACAACCACACCTACGTCTTCCTCGGCGATGGCTGCCTCATGGAGGGTGTCTCGAGCGAGGCCTGCTCTCTCGCCGGTCACCTCCAGCTCGGCAACCTGATCGCCGTCTGGGACGACAACAAGATCACCATTGACGGTGACACTGCTGTCGCCTTCACTGAGGATGTCCCCAAGCGATACGAGGCCTACGGCTGGCAGGTCCTCACCGTCGAGGACGGTGACCACGACCTCGAGGGCATTGAGgctgccatcaaggaggccaaggccaacacTGAGAAGCCCACTCTTATCCAGCTCAAGACCACCATTGGTTTCGGCTCCCTGAAGCAGGGCACCCACGGTGTCCACGGCTCTCCCCTCAAGGCTGACGAcatcaagcagctcaaggagaagttCGGCTTCAACCCCGAGGAGAGCTTCGTCGTCCCCCAGGAGGTCTACGACCTCTACGGCAAGCACTCTTCCGAGGGTGCCGCCGCTGAGCAGGAGTGGAACCAGCTCTTTGCCAAGTACAAGGAGCAGTTCCCCACCGAGGCCGCTGATCTCGCCCGACGACAGACTGGCGACCTCCCCGAGGGCTGGGAGAAGAACCTCCCCGTCTACAGCCCCGCCGACCCCGCCATCGCCTCGCGAAAGCTGTCCGAGACTGTTCTCCAGAAGGTCCATGAGGCCATCCCCGAGCTCTTCGGTGGTTCCGCCGATCTGACTGGCTCCAACCTGACCCGATGGAAGGATGCCGTCGACTTCCAGCCCAAGTCGACCGGTCTCGGCGACTACAGCGGCCGATATGTTCGATATGGTGTCCGTGAGCACGCCATGGGTGCCATCCTCAACGGTCTCGCTGCCTACGGCACCATCCTGCCCTACGCCGGTACCTTCCTGAACTTCGTCTCGTACGCTGCTGGTGCCGTCCGTCTGTCGGCTCTGTCCCGCGTCCGCACCATCTGGGTCGCCACCCACGACTCCATCGGTCTCGGTGAGGATGGTCCTACTCACCAGCCTATTGAGACTCTTGCCCACTTCCGTGCTCTCCCCAACACTCTCGTCTGGCGACCTGCCGACGGTAACGAGACCAGCGGTGCTTACTACGTCGCCCTGACCTCCAAGGAGACTCCCAGCATCATTGCTCTGACCCGCCAGAACCTTCCCCAGCTCGAGGGCTCGACCATCgagaaggctgccaagggTGGTTACGTCCTGCGCGAGGTCGAGGGCGCCGATGTCACCCTCGTCGCCACTGGTTCCGAGGTTGCCATTGCCCTCGATGCCGTCAaggtcctcgaggagaaCCACAACCTCAAGGCCCGTGTCGTCTCTCTGCCCTGCTTCGAGGCCTTTGACCTCCAGGACCAGGAGTACCGCCTGTCTGTCCTCCCCGACGGCATCCCCTCGCTGTCCGTTGAGGTCATGAGCACCATGGGCTGGGAGCGCTACACCCACGAGCAGTTCGGCATCAACCGCTTCGGTGCTTCTGGTGCCTACAAGGATGTTTACAAGGCAAGTCATCCCCTACCCCTG AAGTTCGAGTTCACCCCCGAGGGTATCGCTAAGCGTGCCGTTGCCACTGTCGACTTCTGGAAGGATGTCCCCAACATCCGCTCCCCCCTCAACCGCGCGTTCAAGCAGATCATCTAG
- a CDS encoding Btz domain-containing protein, which produces MAAAPRRRKLIGQRRRVEDEGEDEGGPDALDLDDDSITDGSLTDDNDPADDSDTSNIDEASPTAPNARKKANGAPAAPRHAGHASKLGTDSGHDGKAVTDTDMMLHGLSITDQSPPDQVMHFDEVTAPSPPRSPAAPIVVSSASARPQAATANRRRQEHEDYKRRRDEDPAFVPNRGAFFMHDHRHAGPAANGFRPFGRGRGRGGRGGIGGPYAPINQLHHPGDPTTNSPWIHDMHETVVEPPPPARPRHMIDDEGPANGNGFIPTCEPNPTPINRTLSTEKHIGNTQVRVFLPSMKAPAVIPRLAVKQYTKLPDHRPPLRRDKPVRISLPENPPRYIYPAADRSFIFIPRAMRPNQQRMRGKPRSGFGSMGGFSRRTSMFGGSYYGGSVYTPSVALSRRSSIVDRDYMFSPTGSVISRPPIPVENARPVVRLPPAPRSDVPPMNTMAPPPMAAPIPVSIPGPADPAFAVERPIMSETSINDLPPPQTYPLPQKPAFQENRPTSALPMHQPRPQKSISVADIESPTLTQGPQAFQQAFHQQVPIQMANGLSQESHNRQPSYPSQLSTGTPLSQIPERAIHAAPFQPNTYGQQPYYSQQPYQAQPPQPQPQPQQGYYYPPNYNNPNMAPSGGPPPFVPGQPGPPGSYTPQNQPEQLAMPGSGQPPPANLVAQEVNGMVYYYDASQLPPVNNYPTYSAPQGYQPSVIGMNGMVTPSPDAFYYPQQAPGMVYYPQ; this is translated from the exons ATGGCTGCGGCTCCTCGTCGTAGAAAGCTCATCGGTCAACGCCGCCgcgtcgaggacgagggcgaggacgagggtgGCCCGGACGCTCTCGACCTCGATGACGATAGCATCACCGACGGCTCCCTGACCGACGACAATGATCCGGCCGATGACAGCGATACTAGCAACATCGACGAGGCCTCCCCGACGGCTCCAAAtgcgaggaagaaggccaatGGCGCTCCTGCTGCTCCAAGACACGCCGGACATGCCTCCAAGTTGGGCACCGACTCTGGCCATGACGGCAAGGCTGTGACGGATACCGACATGATGCTTCACGGTCTTTCCATCACAGATCAGTCTCCGCCTGACCAGGTGATGCATTTCGACGAGGTGACGGCCCCGTCGCCCCCCAGATCGCCTGCGGCTCCCATCGTCGTGAGCTCGGCGTCTGCTAGGCCACAGGCAGCCACTGCGAACCGACGTCGCCAGGAGCACGAAGACTACAAGCGCAGGAGAGACGAGGATCCTGCCTTTGTGCCCAACCGCGGCGCCTTTTTCATGCACGACCACAGACATGCCGGGCCTGCGGCGAATGGCTTCCGCCCTTTcggacgaggtcgaggtaGGGGCGGACGTGGTGGTATCGGGGGCCCGTATGCACCCATCAA TCAATTGCACCACCCGGGAGACCCAACGACCAACTCTCCGTGGATCCATGATATGCACGAGACTGTTGTAGAGCCGCCACCTCCAGCACGGCCTCGACATatgattgatgatgagggtCCAGCCAACGGGAATGGTTTCATTCCCACCTGTGAACCCAACCCGACTCCCATCAACCGGACCCTCTCCACCGAGAAGCACATTGGCAACACGCAGGTCCGGGTCTTCCTTCCGTCCATGAAGGCCCCAGCCGTCATCCCACGTCTTGCCGTCAAGCAGTACACCAAGCTACCCGATCACCGACCTCCTCTGCGTCGGGACAAGCCCGTCCGCATCTCGCTCCCCGAAAACCCTCCTCGATATATTTATCCCGCCGCTGACAGATCCTTCATCTTTATTCCGCGGGCAATGAGGCCGAACCAGCAACGTATGCGAGGAAAGCCCCGTTCTGGCTTCGGTTCCATGGGTGGTTTCTCGAGACGGACCAGCATGTTTGGTGGTAGCTACTACGGCGGCAGTGTGTACACGCCCAGTGTGGCCCTCAGCAGGCGATCGTCCATCGTTGATCGAGACTACATGTTCTCTCCTACCGGCTCCGTCATCTCTCGGCCGCCGATCCCAGTTGAGAACGCTCGGCCAGTTGTTCGActtcctcctgctcctcgttCAGACGTGCCCCCCATGAACACGatggctcctcctccaatgGCAGCTCCTATCCCTGTGTCCATCCCCGGACCGGCCGATCCAGCTTTTGCCGTTGAGCGACCTATCATGTCTGAGACATCGATTAACGATCTGCCCCCGCCGCAGACATACCCGCTTCCCCAGAAGCCTGCCTTCCAGGAGAACCGGCCAACATCAGCGCTGCCTATGCATCAGCCTCGTCCGCAGAAGAGCATTTCAGTTGCCGATATTGAATCGCCTACGTTAACGCAGGGTCCTCAGGCCTTCCAGCAGGCCTTCCATCAGCAGGTGCCGATCCAGATGGCTAACGGCCTCTCTCAAGAATCCCACAACCGTCAGCCTTCGTACCCGTCTCAGCTTTCAACCGGCACCCCCCTATCCCAGATTCCTGAGAGGGCTATCCATGCTGCACCATTCCAGCCCAACACGTACGGCCAGCAACCGTACTACAGCCAGCAGCCTTACCAGGCGCAGCCGCCTCAACCCCAGCCTCAGCCCCAGCAAGGCTATTACTACCCCCCCAACTACAACAATCCTAACATGGCGCCTTCAGGTGGTCCACCTCCGTTTGTCCCTGGTCAGCCAGGTCCTCCTGGCAGCTACACACCTCAGAACCAACCTGAGCAACTCGCTATGCCCGGCAGCGGCCAACCCCCTCCAGCGAATCTTGTGGCGCAGGAGGTCAACGGCATGGTCTATTATTATGACGCCTCTCAGCTCCCGCCAGTCAACAACTATCCTACCTACTCTGCCCCTCAGGGATACCAGCCTAGTGTGATAGGCATGAACGGCATGGTGACGCCCAGCCCAGACGCATTCTACTATCCCCAGCAGGCCCCCGGCATGGTCTACTACCCGCAGTAG
- a CDS encoding Ribonucloprotein, producing the protein MSESAAWPLADQKLEQELLDLVQSSQHARQLKKGANEATKTLNRGVSEIVILAADTQPLAILLHLPLLCEDKNVPYVYVSSKMHLGRACGVSRAVIAASITSNDASELAGQIRAMRDKVERLAI; encoded by the exons ATGTCTGAGAGTGCTG CCTGGCCCCTGGCCGACCAGAAGCTCGAGcaggagctcctcgacctcgtccagTCCTCCCAGC ATGCCCGTCAGCTCAAGAAGGGTGCCAACGAGGCCACCAAGACCCTGAACCGTGGTGTCTCTGAGATTGTCATCCTCGCTGCCGACACTCAGCCCCTCGCTattctcctccacctccctcTCCTTTGCGAGGACAAGAACG TCCCCTACGTCTACGTCAGCAGCAAGATGCACCTTGGCCGTGCCTGCGGTGTCAGCCGTGCCGTCATCGCCGCCAGCATCACCAGCAACGACGCGAGCGAGCTTGCTGGCCAGATCCGAGCCATGCGCGACAAGGTCGAGCGCCTCGCCATCTAA